In Amycolatopsis endophytica, the following are encoded in one genomic region:
- the fdxA gene encoding ferredoxin has protein sequence MTYVIAEPCVDVLDKACIDECPVDCIYEGDRMLYIHPDECVDCGACEPVCPVEAIYYEDDVPDEWAQYTKANVDFFDSLGSPGGASKVGKTSNDPQWVKDLPPQGE, from the coding sequence GTGACGTACGTGATCGCCGAGCCCTGCGTCGACGTGCTCGACAAGGCGTGCATCGACGAGTGCCCTGTCGACTGCATCTACGAGGGCGACCGCATGCTCTACATCCACCCCGACGAGTGCGTGGACTGCGGCGCGTGTGAACCGGTGTGCCCGGTCGAGGCGATCTACTACGAGGACGACGTGCCGGACGAGTGGGCGCAGTACACGAAGGCCAACGTCGACTTCTTCGACAGCCTTGGCTCGCCCGGTGGCGCCTCCAAGGTCGGCAAGACCAGCAACGATCCGCAGTGGGTCAAGGACCTGCCTCCGCAGGGCGAATGA
- a CDS encoding GNAT family N-acetyltransferase, whose product MDAFETLELRCADAWPAVTEDKIGDWRLRAAGGFTGRANSALAVGDPGVPVEHALRDVCDFAHAQGIPPVVQVVDGSENERAIGSAGWVPNSAHAAGHVVSVLTGPLGEGAEGISVLATPTAGWWELTVGRSAPTEAERHVLTTGEIGYVTADVMGVTAGAVRAAVVGDVLHIARLAVRPEYRRRGLASALMAACGPWAAERGATRCALQVAVDNDGALAFYDRLGFTGHHRYRYWVPGPRACEDRPL is encoded by the coding sequence GTGGACGCCTTCGAAACGCTCGAACTGCGCTGTGCCGACGCCTGGCCGGCGGTGACCGAGGACAAGATCGGTGACTGGCGGCTTCGCGCCGCCGGCGGATTCACCGGACGGGCCAACAGCGCGCTGGCCGTCGGGGACCCTGGAGTGCCGGTGGAGCACGCCTTACGAGACGTGTGTGACTTCGCCCACGCCCAGGGAATCCCGCCCGTGGTGCAGGTCGTGGACGGCAGCGAAAACGAGCGCGCGATCGGGTCGGCGGGCTGGGTGCCCAACAGCGCACACGCGGCCGGGCACGTCGTGTCGGTGCTCACCGGACCGCTCGGCGAGGGCGCCGAGGGAATCTCCGTGCTCGCGACGCCGACAGCGGGCTGGTGGGAGCTGACCGTCGGACGGTCCGCGCCCACCGAGGCCGAGCGGCACGTGCTCACCACCGGCGAAATCGGCTACGTGACCGCCGACGTGATGGGTGTCACGGCCGGCGCGGTGCGCGCCGCGGTGGTCGGCGACGTCCTGCACATCGCCCGGCTGGCCGTCCGGCCGGAGTACCGGCGCCGTGGTCTGGCCTCGGCGTTGATGGCCGCGTGCGGGCCGTGGGCAGCCGAACGCGGGGCCACCCGCTGCGCGCTCCAGGTCGCCGTCGACAACGACGGCGCGCTGGCGTTCTACGACCGGCTCGGCTTCACCGGACACCACAGGTACCGCTACTGGGTTCCCGGACCCCGGGCGTGCGAGGATCGGCCGCTGTGA
- the cofD gene encoding 2-phospho-L-lactate transferase, with protein sequence MKVVVVVGGVGGARFLLGVKAALGLPPIGPGESPHEVTALVNTGDDVWMHGLRISPDLDTCMYTLGGGIDTERGWGHQGETWAVKEELAAYGAEPTWFGLGDKDIATHLIRTRMLRAGYPLSAVTEALCDRWKPGVRLLPMSDDRVETHVVIDDPDDVGNRKAIHFQEWWVRYRSQPEAHSIVPVGVEEAKPAPGVLDAIAEADAVLFAPSNPVVSVGTVLSVPGVKEALRKTEAGVVGVSPIISGKPVRGMADACLAAIGVETSAEAVGIHYGSRQTSEDGLLDGWLVAEGETVHVPGVAVRAIPLLMSDVDATAAMARAALELAGADVE encoded by the coding sequence GTGAAGGTTGTCGTAGTTGTCGGCGGGGTGGGCGGCGCCCGCTTCCTGCTCGGAGTCAAAGCCGCGCTGGGCCTGCCCCCGATCGGCCCTGGGGAATCGCCGCACGAGGTCACGGCGCTGGTCAACACCGGCGACGACGTGTGGATGCACGGCCTGCGCATCAGCCCGGACCTGGACACCTGCATGTACACGCTCGGCGGTGGCATCGACACCGAGCGCGGCTGGGGTCACCAGGGCGAGACGTGGGCGGTCAAGGAGGAGCTGGCGGCCTACGGCGCCGAGCCGACCTGGTTCGGGCTCGGCGACAAGGACATCGCCACCCACCTGATCCGCACGAGGATGCTGCGCGCGGGCTACCCGCTGTCCGCGGTCACCGAGGCGTTGTGCGACCGGTGGAAGCCGGGCGTGCGGCTGTTGCCGATGAGCGACGACCGCGTCGAGACGCACGTCGTGATCGACGATCCGGACGACGTGGGCAACCGCAAGGCGATCCACTTCCAGGAGTGGTGGGTGCGGTACCGCTCCCAGCCCGAGGCGCACTCGATCGTCCCGGTCGGCGTCGAGGAGGCCAAGCCCGCGCCGGGTGTGCTGGACGCGATCGCGGAGGCCGACGCCGTCCTGTTCGCACCGTCCAACCCGGTCGTCTCGGTCGGCACCGTGCTGTCCGTGCCCGGCGTGAAGGAAGCGCTGCGGAAGACCGAGGCCGGGGTGGTCGGTGTGTCACCGATCATCAGCGGCAAGCCGGTGCGCGGCATGGCCGACGCGTGCCTGGCCGCGATCGGGGTGGAGACGTCGGCGGAGGCCGTCGGCATCCACTACGGATCGCGGCAGACCTCCGAGGACGGGCTGCTCGACGGCTGGCTGGTCGCCGAGGGCGAGACGGTGCACGTGCCCGGTGTCGCCGTGCGGGCCATCCCGCTGCTGATGTCCGATGTGGACGCCACGGCCGCCATGGCGCGGGCGGCGCTGGAACTCGCGGGAGCCGACGTTGAGTGA
- a CDS encoding coenzyme F420-0:L-glutamate ligase, with the protein MSDHSTRRLEILPVEGLPEFRPGDDLTGAIATAAKWLRSGDILVVTSKVVSKIEGRLVRVPTDPEERDATRRELVEQESVRVLARFNRTLITQNRIGVVQAASGVDASNVAGDEIALLPSDPDASALALRNGLRERLGVEIAVVITDTMGRAWRVGQTDNAIGSSGLRVLHSYEGEVDAQGNELQVTEIAVADEVAAAADLVKGKLTATPVAVVRGLRLDDDGSTARKLVRPSEEDMFSMGTREAIARGRREAVPARRSVRSFTGEPVDPDALRRAIGAALTAPAPHHTHPVRFVWLRDRGLRTKLLEAMREAWRADLSGDAFTEEQIAKRTARGDILFDAPEVVIPFLVPEGAHTYRDERRNDCERTMFTVAGGAAVQGLLVALAAEELGSCWIGSTIFAADLVREVLGLEPSWQPLGAVAIGHPAGPAAPREPSTEGLIEL; encoded by the coding sequence TTGAGTGACCATTCCACCCGTCGGCTGGAGATCCTCCCGGTCGAGGGCCTGCCCGAGTTCCGGCCCGGTGACGACCTGACCGGCGCGATCGCGACCGCCGCGAAGTGGCTGCGCTCCGGCGACATCCTGGTCGTGACCAGCAAGGTCGTCTCGAAGATCGAGGGACGGCTGGTGCGCGTGCCCACCGATCCGGAGGAACGCGACGCGACCCGCCGTGAGCTGGTCGAGCAGGAGTCGGTGCGGGTGCTGGCCCGGTTCAACCGGACCCTGATCACGCAGAACCGGATCGGCGTCGTGCAGGCCGCCTCCGGCGTGGACGCGTCCAATGTGGCCGGTGACGAGATCGCGTTGCTGCCCAGCGATCCGGACGCCTCCGCGCTGGCGCTGCGCAACGGCCTGCGGGAGCGGCTCGGCGTCGAGATCGCGGTCGTCATCACCGACACCATGGGGCGCGCGTGGCGGGTCGGGCAGACCGACAACGCGATCGGCTCCAGCGGGCTGCGGGTGCTGCACTCCTACGAGGGCGAGGTCGACGCACAGGGCAACGAGCTGCAGGTCACCGAAATCGCGGTGGCCGACGAGGTCGCGGCGGCCGCGGACCTGGTCAAGGGCAAGCTGACCGCGACGCCGGTCGCGGTGGTGCGCGGTCTGCGGCTCGACGACGACGGGTCGACGGCGCGGAAGCTGGTGCGGCCCTCCGAAGAGGACATGTTCTCGATGGGCACGCGTGAGGCGATCGCGCGGGGGCGCCGCGAGGCCGTGCCCGCCCGCCGGTCGGTGCGCTCGTTCACCGGCGAGCCGGTCGATCCCGATGCGTTGCGCCGGGCGATCGGCGCGGCACTGACCGCGCCCGCGCCGCACCACACGCATCCGGTGCGGTTCGTGTGGCTGCGTGACCGCGGGCTGCGGACGAAGCTGCTGGAGGCGATGCGCGAGGCGTGGCGGGCCGACCTCTCCGGCGACGCGTTCACCGAGGAGCAGATCGCGAAGCGGACCGCGCGCGGCGACATCCTGTTCGACGCGCCCGAGGTCGTGATCCCGTTCCTGGTGCCCGAAGGCGCGCACACGTACCGCGACGAGCGGCGCAACGACTGCGAGCGGACGATGTTCACCGTCGCCGGTGGCGCGGCGGTGCAGGGGCTGCTGGTGGCGCTGGCCGCCGAGGAGCTGGGCTCGTGCTGGATCGGGTCGACGATCTTCGCCGCGGACCTGGTGCGTGAGGTGCTGGGGCTGGAGCCGTCGTGGCAGCCGCTGGGCGCGGTCGCCATCGGGCACCCGGCCGGGCCCGCCGCGCCGCGCGAACCCTCGACCGAGGGGTTGATCGAGCTGTGA
- a CDS encoding NUDIX hydrolase translates to MSPHSDVVETLEKWQPGTAGQEALRHAFLGFLAAREDACLRSCEAGHVTASAVVLNASRSHVLLTLHPRVGRWLQLGGHCEVSDVSLSEAALREASEESGMSGLTISAEPVHLDVHPITCSLGVPTRHFDVRYVVVAPDGSEPVRSDESDDLRWWPLTALPPGSEDLTELIAAACG, encoded by the coding sequence GTGAGCCCGCACTCGGACGTCGTCGAGACGCTGGAGAAGTGGCAGCCGGGGACGGCCGGGCAGGAGGCGTTGCGGCACGCGTTCCTGGGTTTTCTCGCCGCGCGGGAGGACGCCTGCCTGCGGTCGTGCGAGGCCGGGCACGTCACGGCGTCGGCGGTGGTGCTGAACGCGTCGCGTTCGCACGTGCTGCTGACGCTGCACCCGCGGGTCGGGCGGTGGCTGCAGCTGGGCGGGCACTGCGAGGTTTCCGACGTGTCACTGTCGGAGGCAGCCCTGCGGGAGGCGTCGGAGGAGTCCGGGATGAGCGGGCTGACGATCTCCGCGGAACCCGTGCACCTCGACGTGCACCCGATCACGTGCTCGCTCGGAGTGCCGACGCGGCACTTCGACGTGCGGTACGTGGTGGTCGCGCCGGACGGGTCGGAGCCGGTGCGCAGCGACGAGTCGGACGACCTGCGCTGGTGGCCGCTGACCGCGTTGCCGCCCGGTTCGGAGGACCTGACCGAGCTGATCGCGGCGGCGTGCGGATGA
- a CDS encoding GntR family transcriptional regulator, which yields MIVPVDSSSSVPPFEQVRSGLAERINSGALAVGTKLPTVRGLAEELGIAPNTIARAYRELEEAGLIETRGRAGSFVASSGDESLSRAREAAQTYAAVTRALGLSADEALAIARAALRLAR from the coding sequence ATGATCGTCCCGGTCGATTCCTCGTCCTCGGTGCCGCCGTTCGAGCAGGTGCGGTCGGGGCTGGCGGAGCGGATCAACTCCGGCGCGCTCGCGGTGGGCACGAAGCTGCCGACCGTGCGTGGCCTGGCGGAGGAGCTGGGGATCGCGCCCAACACGATCGCCCGCGCGTACCGGGAGCTGGAGGAGGCGGGCCTGATCGAGACCCGCGGCCGGGCGGGTTCGTTCGTGGCCTCCTCCGGCGACGAGTCCCTGTCACGCGCCCGTGAGGCCGCGCAAACCTACGCCGCGGTGACGCGGGCTCTGGGCTTGTCCGCCGACGAGGCACTGGCCATCGCGCGCGCCGCCCTACGACTCGCGCGGTAA
- a CDS encoding DNA-3-methyladenine glycosylase family protein: MRYRPPFPLDLDAVLRPHRRGKGDPCLRADETGTTWLTGNTPDGPGTLALRRFSDGEIEAAAWGPGADRLLDGVPALLGAEDDDSEFVSHHDQVAQVRRRMPGLRLGSTGRVWDALIPAVLEQKVTGYEARRSWRELCRWFGEEAPGPAPAGTRVPPSPKAIMSIPDWTWHRAGVDLSRRKALIHSAQVAHRLERAAGMRGAEGRAFLRKVPGIGVWTASEIAQRAWGDPDAVSFGDFHIPAVVGYALLGEPLDDEGLAEVLAPYAPQRQRAVRYLEAAGFTRPRFGPRFSPRDYRAI; the protein is encoded by the coding sequence ATGCGGTATCGCCCGCCGTTCCCCCTCGACCTCGATGCGGTCCTCCGGCCGCACCGGCGGGGCAAGGGCGACCCGTGCCTGCGCGCGGACGAGACGGGCACCACGTGGCTGACCGGCAACACCCCGGACGGCCCGGGAACGCTGGCGCTGCGCCGGTTCTCCGACGGCGAGATCGAGGCTGCGGCGTGGGGGCCGGGCGCGGACCGGCTGCTCGACGGCGTGCCGGCGCTTCTCGGCGCCGAGGACGACGACAGCGAGTTCGTATCGCACCACGACCAGGTCGCCCAGGTGCGGCGCCGCATGCCGGGGCTGCGCCTCGGCTCGACCGGGCGGGTGTGGGACGCGCTGATCCCGGCGGTGCTGGAGCAGAAGGTCACCGGCTACGAGGCGCGACGGTCGTGGCGTGAACTGTGCCGGTGGTTCGGCGAGGAAGCGCCGGGCCCGGCGCCTGCCGGGACGCGGGTGCCGCCGTCACCGAAGGCGATCATGTCCATTCCGGACTGGACCTGGCACCGGGCCGGCGTGGACCTGAGCAGGCGCAAGGCGCTGATCCACTCGGCGCAGGTGGCGCACCGGCTGGAGCGGGCGGCGGGGATGCGCGGCGCGGAGGGCAGGGCGTTCCTGCGGAAGGTGCCGGGCATCGGGGTCTGGACCGCGTCGGAGATCGCGCAGCGCGCGTGGGGCGACCCGGACGCGGTCAGCTTCGGCGACTTCCACATCCCCGCGGTCGTCGGGTACGCGCTGCTGGGCGAGCCACTCGACGACGAGGGCCTGGCTGAGGTGCTGGCCCCCTATGCGCCGCAACGGCAACGCGCGGTGCGGTACCTGGAGGCGGCGGGATTCACCCGCCCCCGGTTCGGCCCGCGCTTCTCGCCCCGCGACTACCGCGCGATCTGA
- a CDS encoding sugar phosphate nucleotidyltransferase yields the protein MTSELDVDAVVLVGGKGTRLRPLTLSAPKPMLPTAGVPFLTHLLSRIRAAGIRHVVLGTSYRAEVFEEHFGDGASLGLELEYVVEDEPLDTGGAIRNVADRLRADHAVIFNGDILSGADLRALVQTHRDTNADVTLHLQRVEDPSRFGSVPTDADGRVTAFLEKTPDPPTDQINAGCYVFRRTVLEAIPAGRRVSVERETFPGLLENGAHLHGFVDASYWLDVGTPEAFVRGSADLVRGLAPTSALPGPAGESLVLEGADVAADATVTGGSTVAAGSHVASGARIDGAVLFDRVSVAENAVVENSVLGVGARVGKGAVLKGVVLGDGATVGAGCELLDGARVWPDATLADGSIRFSSDA from the coding sequence GTGACCTCGGAACTGGACGTCGATGCCGTTGTGCTCGTGGGTGGCAAGGGCACCCGCCTGCGGCCGTTGACCCTGTCCGCCCCGAAACCGATGCTGCCCACCGCGGGCGTGCCGTTCCTGACCCACCTGCTGTCCCGCATCCGCGCCGCGGGCATCAGGCATGTGGTGCTCGGGACGTCCTACCGCGCCGAGGTGTTCGAGGAGCACTTCGGCGACGGCGCGTCGCTGGGGCTGGAACTCGAGTACGTCGTCGAGGACGAACCGCTGGACACCGGCGGCGCGATCCGCAACGTCGCCGACCGTCTGCGCGCCGACCACGCGGTCATCTTCAACGGCGACATCCTCTCCGGCGCCGACCTGCGCGCACTGGTCCAGACCCATCGGGACACGAACGCGGACGTCACCCTGCACCTGCAGCGCGTCGAGGACCCCAGCCGCTTCGGCTCGGTGCCCACCGACGCCGACGGGCGGGTCACCGCGTTCCTGGAGAAGACCCCCGACCCGCCGACCGACCAGATCAACGCCGGCTGCTACGTGTTCCGTCGCACGGTGCTGGAGGCCATCCCGGCAGGTCGCCGCGTATCGGTCGAGCGTGAGACGTTCCCCGGCCTCCTGGAGAACGGCGCGCACCTGCACGGGTTCGTCGACGCGTCCTACTGGCTCGACGTCGGCACCCCGGAGGCGTTCGTGCGCGGCAGCGCGGACCTGGTGCGCGGGCTCGCCCCGACCTCGGCCCTGCCCGGCCCGGCCGGCGAATCCCTCGTGCTGGAGGGCGCGGACGTGGCCGCGGACGCCACGGTCACCGGCGGATCGACCGTCGCCGCGGGGTCGCACGTGGCCTCCGGCGCGCGGATCGACGGGGCGGTGCTGTTCGACCGGGTGTCCGTGGCGGAGAATGCGGTCGTGGAGAACTCCGTGCTGGGCGTGGGCGCGCGCGTCGGCAAGGGTGCCGTGCTCAAGGGCGTGGTGCTCGGCGACGGCGCGACCGTCGGCGCCGGGTGCGAACTGCTCGACGGCGCCCGCGTGTGGCCGGACGCGACGCTGGCCGACGGATCGATCCGGTTCTCCAGCGACGCCTGA